The Streptomyces sp. ICC1 DNA window CGGGCGGAACTTGACGGCCAGCATCCGCCCGAAGGTTTCCGCGCGCCGCTCCTCGTCCAGGTCGGGGTCGGTCCGGGCGGCGACGTACGCCGCGGCGTCGCTGATGCTCCACCGGTCCCCGAGCATGCGGGCGGCGGCCGCCGCACCCGCGGCGCTGCCGTGGTGGCCGCACGGCCCCTCTTTGCGGTGCCACAGCTCGTGGCCGAGGATCACCATCTGGTGGATCGGCGAGGTGTTCGCCTCCACCGCGATGACCTCGTGGTCACCCAGGTCGAGCCAGAGCCCGCTGACCGTACCGGTGGGGAAGGGTTCCAGCATCAGGCGCACCTCGCGCCCGGCGCTCGCGCTGAGGTAGCCGCAGATCGCCTTGAACAGATCGACCGGATCGTCGGGAATCGGGCGCGGCAGCCCCCTGTGGAGCTCGTCCCGATGCCGCTTCATGTCGCGGGCGATGCCCATCGCGTGCCACCGTCTTTCCGGCCGAACGCACGGTCCCCCCATGCCTCGTCCACTGTCAGTGCCGGGGGACCGCACGTCTCCCGGCCCCGGCCCACCGGGTCAAACCGTTCTCGTCGGCCCGTCCGAGTCCGCCTTGGCCTCCCGGGCTCGTTCTTCCCGCGAGCGGCGTGCCACTGATTCGATGAGGGCGATGATCGGCTGCGCCGTGTCCTCCGGTACGTCGGCCAGAGCACGGGCCGCGTAACCGGCCACGCCCAGTTCGGAACTGAGGTAGGACGCAGTATCCCCCTGCCTCAGCCGTTGGAGGTACTCGTCCTGGCGTTCCACCGTCTTCTCCAGGAGGTCCTTGTGGATCTGCTGGAGCACCCGGTCGAGCGCCTCGGCGGGCGGGGCCACCAAGAATTCGATGTTCTCCCCGAAGAACCCCGCGATACCGGCCGCGTGATCGAGGTTCGGAGCCTTGCCAGTCTTGATCATCTTATCCAGCCACTGCGCGCTCGTACCCGCGCCGGTCGCGATCTCCGCGAGGGAGTACGCCCGCCGCCCGCCGTCCGCGAACGCTCTGAGGCGCGTCGCGCGCAGGAACAGGATCCGGTCGACCACCTGGCGGTGTCGGGCCTCCATCGGATCCGCCGCGGCGTCCGCGCCGGGGGCGGACGGTGCGTGTCCGCCCTCCAGCAGGGCCTCGACGATGTCCTCGGGCACCCCGGAGCGGAACGAGAGCCCGCCCTCGCCCCCGACCCGCAGGACCTCCTCGCGCGCGAGCCCCGCCCGTTCCAGGAGCGGGACGATCCGCTCGACGGTCGTCGAGGGGTCCGGGGCGTACCTGGCGCTCACGTGAACTCCCGCTCGACTGTGGGGTGGGGCCGTTCGAGCGGACCGGAGCCGCTCGCCCCAAGGGTAGCAACCAGAGTTGACCCTGCGACAGCCGTGGTTGCTCAGGTCATGTGGTTCCGGGCGCCGTCGGACACCGCGGGCCCGGGGGGCAGCAACTCGGTGATGGCGAAGGCGACCACGGCCGCCAGGATCACCACGGGCATCATGGCGGAGCTGCCCAGGAGCAGGACCACGAGCACCACGCTGCTCACCGGCAGCCGCAGCGTGATGGCCGCCGCCGCGGCCATGCCCGCCGCCATCGCCGGTACGACGCCCAGACCCGGCAGGGGCGAGAGCAGGACGCCCGCCGCGGCGCCGAGGAAGAGCCCCGGGAACACGGGCCCGCCGCGCAGACTGCCCAGGCAGAGCGCGTAGGCGGCGCCCTTGAACAGCAGGACGGCGAACAGGGCGCCGACACCCCACGCGTGCGGGTCGGTGGCGAGTTTGGCGAGGGTGGACTGGCCGGACGAGGCGACGTCCGCGGGTGAGCGCCCGGTGATCAGCGCGTAGAGCGCCGCGCAGGCCGCGGCGCCCAGCGCGCACAGGACCGTCCGTACGAGGGGTCGCGCCGCGACGTACGAGGCGATCAGCCGGGCTCCCGCCAGCAGCGGATGCAGGACCG harbors:
- a CDS encoding toxin-antitoxin system, toxin component yields the protein MGIARDMKRHRDELHRGLPRPIPDDPVDLFKAICGYLSASAGREVRLMLEPFPTGTVSGLWLDLGDHEVIAVEANTSPIHQMVILGHELWHRKEGPCGHHGSAAGAAAAARMLGDRWSISDAAAYVAARTDPDLDEERRAETFGRMLAVKFRPHLEGTHGRTPTDGVAGRIWASLEG